The proteins below are encoded in one region of Telopea speciosissima isolate NSW1024214 ecotype Mountain lineage chromosome 10, Tspe_v1, whole genome shotgun sequence:
- the LOC122642476 gene encoding FT-interacting protein 4 isoform X2 — MQRPPPPEDYSLKETSPHLGGGGVTGDKLTSTYDLVEQMQYLYVRVVKAKDLPAKDITGSLDPYVEVKLGNYKGTTRHFEKKTNPEWNQVFAFSKDRVQASVLEVTVKDKDMVKDDFVGRVMFDVNEIPKRVPPDSPLAPQWYRLEDRKGDKVKGELMLAVWMGTQADEAFPEAWHSDAATVTSESLANIRSKVYLSPKLWYVRVNVIEAQDLLPTEKGKFPEVYVKAILGNQALRTRISQSRTINPMWNEDLMFVAAEPFEEHLVLSVEDRVGPNKDEVLGKCVIPLQNVERRLDYKPVNTRWYNLEKHVVVVDGDQKKKEIKFASRIHLRICLEGGYHVLDESTHYSSDLRPTAKQLWKYNIGVLELGILNAQGLMPMKTKDGKGTTDAYCVAKYGQKWVRTRTIIDSFTPKWNEQYTWEVFDPCTVITIGVFDNCHLHGGGDKPGGARDSRIGKLDSLRHQATQIVSMRLSRAEPPLRKEIVEYMLDVDSHMWSMRRSKANFFRIMGVLSGLIAVGRWFDQICNWKNPLTTILIHILFVILVLYPELILPTVFLYLFLIGVWYYRWRPRNPPHMDTRLSHADNAHPDELDEEFDTFPTSRPADIVRMRYDRLRSVAGRIQTVVGDLATQGERLQSLLSWRDPRATALFVIFCLIAAIVLYVTPFRVVALIAGIYVLRHPRFRHRLPSVPLNFFRRLPARTDSML, encoded by the exons ATGCAGCGGCCTCCCCCTCCTGAAGACTATTCCTTGAAGGAGACCTCGCCCCACCTTGGTGGTGGAGGGGTCACTGGAGACAAGCTTACGAGCACCTATGACTTGGTCGAACAAATGCAGTACCTCTACGTTCGGGTTGTCAAAGCCAAGGACCTACCGGCAAAAGATATAACTGGGAGCCTTGATCCGTATGTCGAAGTGAAGCTTGGAAACTACAAGGGCACCACTCGCCATTTCGAAAAGAAGACAAATCCGGAGTGGAACCAGGTCTTTGCTTTCTCAAAGGATCGAGTTCAAGCTTCTGTCTTGGAGGTTACAGTGAAGGATAAGGATATGGTCAAGGATGATTTCGTTGGCCGAGTCATGTTCGATGTCAATGAAATCCCTAAACGTGTTCCTCCTGACAGCCCTTTAGCACCGCAATGGTACAGACTAGAAGATCGGAAGGGAGATAAAGTTAAAGGGGAGCTCATGTTGGCTGTTTGGATGGGCACCCAAGCTGACGAAGCATTTCCTGAAGCATGGCATTCAGATGCGGCCACAGTAACCAGTGAAAGCCTTGCTAACATCCGATCAAAGGTATACCTCTCCCCCAAACTTTGGTATGTGAGGGTAAACGTGATTGAAGCTCAGGACTTGCTACCTACTGAAAAGGGTAAATTCCCAGAGGTTTATGTTAAGGCTATCCTTGGTAATCAGGCTTTGCGAACTAGAATTTCTCAGAGCAGGACTATTAATCCGATGTGGAATGAGGATTTGATGTTTGTAGCAGCAGAACCTTTTGAGGAGCACCTCGTTTTGAGTGTGGAAGATAGAGTTGGACCTAACAAGGATGAAGTTTTGGGGAAGTGCGTGATTCCTTTGCAGAATGTAGAAAGAAGATTGGATTATAAGCCTGTGAACACTAGGTGGTATAATCTTGAGAAGCATGTGGTGGTTGTAGATGGGgatcagaagaagaaggagataaaATTTGCAAGTAGGATTCATCTCAGGATCTGTTTGGAAGGTGGGTATCATGTTCTGGATGAATCAACACACTACAGCAGTGATCTTAGGCCGACTGCAAAACAATTGTGGAAGTATAAcattggtgttttggaattgGGGATTTTGAATGCTCAGGGATTGATGCCAATGAAGACTAAGGACGGAAAGGGTACGACAGATGCCTATTGTGTGGCCAAATATGGGCAGAAGTGGGTGCGAACGAGAACCATCATAGATAGCTTTACTCCGAAGTGGAATGAGCAATACACATGGGAAGTATTTGATCCTTGCACTGTCATTACAATTGGTGTGTTTGATAACTGTCACTTGCATGGAGGAGGAGATAAGCCTGGAGGAGCTAGGGATTCACGAATTGGAAAG CTTGATAGCTTGAGACACCAGGCTACTCAGATTGTCTCTATGAGGCTAAGCCGTGCAGAACCACCTCTGAGGAAAGAGATTGTCGAATATATGTTGGATGTTGACTCGCATATGTGGAGTATGAGGAGGAGCAAAGCTAATTTTTTCAGGATTATGGGGGTTCTGAGTGGGTTAATTGCTGTTGGAAGATGGTTTGATCAGATATGCAATTGGAAAAACCCTCTTACAACGATTCTGATTCACATCCTCTTTGTGATATTGGTCCTGTATCCAGAGTTGATACTGCCCACAGTTTTTCTCTACCTTTTCTTGATTGGGGTTTGGTACTATCGGTGGAGGCCAAGAAACCCGCCTCACATGGATACCCGTCTGTCGCATGCTGATAATGCACATCCTGATGAATTGGATGAAGAGTTTGACACATTCCCTACTTCACGACCTGCAGATATTGTGAGGATGAGGTATGACCGTTTGAGAAGTGTGGCCGGGAGGATACAGACTGTGGTTGGTGATTTGGCAACCCAAGGGGAAAGGTTACAGTCTCTGCTCAGCTGGAGGGATCCGAGAGCCACAGctttgtttgtgattttctgTTTGATTGCTGCCATAGTACTGTATGTAACACCATTTCGTGTTGTAGCCCTTATCGCAGGCATTTATGTGTTGAGGCATCCAAGGTTCCGCCATAGGCTTCCTTCAGTGCCCCTGAACTTTTTCAGGAGGTTGCCTGCAAGAACAGACAGCATGTTATGA
- the LOC122642476 gene encoding FT-interacting protein 3 isoform X1: MQRPPPPEDYSLKETSPHLGGGGVTGDKLTSTYDLVEQMQYLYVRVVKAKDLPAKDITGSLDPYVEVKLGNYKGTTRHFEKKTNPEWNQVFAFSKDRVQASVLEVTVKDKDMVKDDFVGRVMFDVNEIPKRVPPDSPLAPQWYRLEDRKGDKVKGELMLAVWMGTQADEAFPEAWHSDAATVTSESLANIRSKVYLSPKLWYVRVNVIEAQDLLPTEKGKFPEVYVKAILGNQALRTRISQSRTINPMWNEDLMFVAAEPFEEHLVLSVEDRVGPNKDEVLGKCVIPLQNVERRLDYKPVNTRWYNLEKHVVVVDGDQKKKEIKFASRIHLRICLEGGYHVLDESTHYSSDLRPTAKQLWKYNIGVLELGILNAQGLMPMKTKDGKGTTDAYCVAKYGQKWVRTRTIIDSFTPKWNEQYTWEVFDPCTVITIGVFDNCHLHGGGDKPGGARDSRIGKVRIRLSTLETDRVYTHSYPLLVLHPSGVKKMGEVQLAVRFTCSSLLNMMHIYTQPLLPKMHYLHPLSVTQLDSLRHQATQIVSMRLSRAEPPLRKEIVEYMLDVDSHMWSMRRSKANFFRIMGVLSGLIAVGRWFDQICNWKNPLTTILIHILFVILVLYPELILPTVFLYLFLIGVWYYRWRPRNPPHMDTRLSHADNAHPDELDEEFDTFPTSRPADIVRMRYDRLRSVAGRIQTVVGDLATQGERLQSLLSWRDPRATALFVIFCLIAAIVLYVTPFRVVALIAGIYVLRHPRFRHRLPSVPLNFFRRLPARTDSML, translated from the coding sequence ATGCAGCGGCCTCCCCCTCCTGAAGACTATTCCTTGAAGGAGACCTCGCCCCACCTTGGTGGTGGAGGGGTCACTGGAGACAAGCTTACGAGCACCTATGACTTGGTCGAACAAATGCAGTACCTCTACGTTCGGGTTGTCAAAGCCAAGGACCTACCGGCAAAAGATATAACTGGGAGCCTTGATCCGTATGTCGAAGTGAAGCTTGGAAACTACAAGGGCACCACTCGCCATTTCGAAAAGAAGACAAATCCGGAGTGGAACCAGGTCTTTGCTTTCTCAAAGGATCGAGTTCAAGCTTCTGTCTTGGAGGTTACAGTGAAGGATAAGGATATGGTCAAGGATGATTTCGTTGGCCGAGTCATGTTCGATGTCAATGAAATCCCTAAACGTGTTCCTCCTGACAGCCCTTTAGCACCGCAATGGTACAGACTAGAAGATCGGAAGGGAGATAAAGTTAAAGGGGAGCTCATGTTGGCTGTTTGGATGGGCACCCAAGCTGACGAAGCATTTCCTGAAGCATGGCATTCAGATGCGGCCACAGTAACCAGTGAAAGCCTTGCTAACATCCGATCAAAGGTATACCTCTCCCCCAAACTTTGGTATGTGAGGGTAAACGTGATTGAAGCTCAGGACTTGCTACCTACTGAAAAGGGTAAATTCCCAGAGGTTTATGTTAAGGCTATCCTTGGTAATCAGGCTTTGCGAACTAGAATTTCTCAGAGCAGGACTATTAATCCGATGTGGAATGAGGATTTGATGTTTGTAGCAGCAGAACCTTTTGAGGAGCACCTCGTTTTGAGTGTGGAAGATAGAGTTGGACCTAACAAGGATGAAGTTTTGGGGAAGTGCGTGATTCCTTTGCAGAATGTAGAAAGAAGATTGGATTATAAGCCTGTGAACACTAGGTGGTATAATCTTGAGAAGCATGTGGTGGTTGTAGATGGGgatcagaagaagaaggagataaaATTTGCAAGTAGGATTCATCTCAGGATCTGTTTGGAAGGTGGGTATCATGTTCTGGATGAATCAACACACTACAGCAGTGATCTTAGGCCGACTGCAAAACAATTGTGGAAGTATAAcattggtgttttggaattgGGGATTTTGAATGCTCAGGGATTGATGCCAATGAAGACTAAGGACGGAAAGGGTACGACAGATGCCTATTGTGTGGCCAAATATGGGCAGAAGTGGGTGCGAACGAGAACCATCATAGATAGCTTTACTCCGAAGTGGAATGAGCAATACACATGGGAAGTATTTGATCCTTGCACTGTCATTACAATTGGTGTGTTTGATAACTGTCACTTGCATGGAGGAGGAGATAAGCCTGGAGGAGCTAGGGATTCACGAATTGGAAAGGTAAGGATTCGTCTTTCTACTCTTGAAACTGATAGGGTTTACACACACTCCTATCCTCTCCTGGTTTTACATCCCTCGGGTgtgaagaagatgggtgaagttCAGTTGGCTGTGAGGTTTACATGCTCGTCTTTGCTAAATATGATGCATATATATACACAACCTCTGTTGCCAAAAATGCATTACCTTCATCCATTATCTGTTACTCAGCTTGATAGCTTGAGACACCAGGCTACTCAGATTGTCTCTATGAGGCTAAGCCGTGCAGAACCACCTCTGAGGAAAGAGATTGTCGAATATATGTTGGATGTTGACTCGCATATGTGGAGTATGAGGAGGAGCAAAGCTAATTTTTTCAGGATTATGGGGGTTCTGAGTGGGTTAATTGCTGTTGGAAGATGGTTTGATCAGATATGCAATTGGAAAAACCCTCTTACAACGATTCTGATTCACATCCTCTTTGTGATATTGGTCCTGTATCCAGAGTTGATACTGCCCACAGTTTTTCTCTACCTTTTCTTGATTGGGGTTTGGTACTATCGGTGGAGGCCAAGAAACCCGCCTCACATGGATACCCGTCTGTCGCATGCTGATAATGCACATCCTGATGAATTGGATGAAGAGTTTGACACATTCCCTACTTCACGACCTGCAGATATTGTGAGGATGAGGTATGACCGTTTGAGAAGTGTGGCCGGGAGGATACAGACTGTGGTTGGTGATTTGGCAACCCAAGGGGAAAGGTTACAGTCTCTGCTCAGCTGGAGGGATCCGAGAGCCACAGctttgtttgtgattttctgTTTGATTGCTGCCATAGTACTGTATGTAACACCATTTCGTGTTGTAGCCCTTATCGCAGGCATTTATGTGTTGAGGCATCCAAGGTTCCGCCATAGGCTTCCTTCAGTGCCCCTGAACTTTTTCAGGAGGTTGCCTGCAAGAACAGACAGCATGTTATGA